The following are encoded together in the Micromonospora lupini genome:
- a CDS encoding SDR family NAD(P)-dependent oxidoreductase: MEDLTGRRLVVVTGASSGIGLAAAVDFACRGDQVALVGRDPARLQAAAERVRETSGARPELFRADFAVLDDVRGLAERLRDAYDRIDVLANNAGAIALQPLTTVDGFELSIQANHLAPFLLTNLLADRVGRIVVTASGAHRFGALDPDDLNKPLRGYRAMNAYGTSKQANILFAAEAARRWPHIPTHSFHPGVVRTRFANDSPIVAFGMRFLPFRSPEKGAETLVWLANQDPARLVNGAYHYNRRPRRPYRKAADPRLAARLWEASATAVGIDG, from the coding sequence GTGGAAGATCTCACTGGGCGTCGACTGGTGGTGGTGACCGGGGCCAGCTCCGGCATCGGGTTGGCCGCCGCGGTCGACTTCGCGTGCCGCGGAGACCAGGTGGCGCTGGTCGGGCGGGACCCGGCCCGCCTACAGGCCGCGGCCGAGCGGGTACGGGAGACCTCGGGCGCGCGCCCCGAGCTGTTCCGGGCCGACTTCGCGGTCCTCGACGACGTACGCGGGCTCGCCGAGCGGCTGCGCGACGCGTACGACCGGATCGACGTGCTGGCCAACAACGCGGGGGCCATCGCGCTCCAACCGCTCACCACAGTCGACGGCTTCGAGCTGTCGATCCAGGCCAACCACCTGGCACCCTTCCTGCTGACGAACCTGCTCGCCGACCGGGTGGGCCGGATCGTGGTGACCGCCTCGGGCGCGCACCGCTTCGGCGCGCTCGACCCGGACGACCTCAACAAGCCGCTGCGCGGTTACCGGGCGATGAACGCGTACGGCACCAGCAAGCAGGCCAACATCCTGTTCGCCGCCGAGGCTGCCCGCCGCTGGCCGCACATCCCCACGCACAGCTTCCACCCCGGGGTGGTGCGGACGAGGTTCGCCAACGACAGCCCGATTGTCGCGTTCGGCATGCGGTTCCTGCCGTTCCGCAGCCCGGAGAAGGGCGCGGAGACGCTGGTCTGGCTGGCCAACCAGGATCCGGCCCGGCTCGTCAACGGGGCGTACCACTACAACCGCCGACCACGCCGGCCGTACCGCAAGGCAGCCGACCCGCGGCTCGCGGCCCGGCTCTGGGAAGCCAGCGCCACGGCCGTCGGCATCGATGGGTAG
- a CDS encoding magnesium transporter MgtE N-terminal domain-containing protein, with protein MSTPTRVYIARLAGVAVFDPNGDQVGRVRDAVGRLRATKRPPEVVGLVAEMPMRRRIFLSINRITSIDADAVVLGSGTLNLRRFEKRPNELLVLQELLDRRVQLEPGGQPGAVVDVAMECTRGGEWSLSRVAVREQTGRLSRRGHLHQVEWDRVRGLSGIADNRGTANLLAVLEDMRPADLANALQDLPDARRNEVAAALNDERLADVLSELPEHDQVEILAALDRERAADVLEEMDPDDAADLLNELPPPEQDVLLDLMEPDEADPVRQLLKYTPGTAGSVMTSEPVILPPDATVAEALARIREPQLSPAIAAQVFVTRAPQNTPTGRYLGMVHFQALLREPPADLLGKVVVNDIDPLRPTTPLPEITRRMATYDLVAMPVIDRSNRLVGAVTVDDVLDHSLPRDWRDRDALGAPGASDAVLDGDGG; from the coding sequence GTGAGCACGCCGACCCGGGTCTACATCGCCCGTCTCGCCGGAGTCGCCGTCTTCGATCCGAACGGCGACCAGGTGGGGCGGGTCCGTGACGCCGTGGGGCGGCTGCGGGCGACCAAACGGCCCCCCGAGGTGGTGGGTCTGGTCGCCGAGATGCCGATGCGCCGACGGATCTTCCTGTCCATCAACCGGATCACCTCGATCGACGCGGACGCGGTGGTCCTCGGCTCCGGCACCCTCAACCTGCGCCGCTTCGAGAAGCGCCCGAACGAGCTGCTGGTGCTCCAGGAGCTGCTGGACCGGCGCGTACAGCTCGAACCGGGCGGCCAGCCCGGCGCGGTGGTGGACGTCGCGATGGAGTGCACGCGCGGCGGTGAGTGGTCGCTCAGCCGGGTCGCGGTCCGCGAGCAGACCGGCCGGCTCAGCCGCCGCGGCCACCTGCACCAGGTCGAGTGGGACCGGGTGCGCGGGCTCAGCGGCATCGCCGACAACCGGGGTACGGCGAACCTGCTCGCCGTCCTGGAGGACATGCGCCCGGCCGACCTTGCCAACGCCCTTCAGGACCTGCCCGACGCACGCCGCAACGAGGTCGCGGCGGCGTTGAACGACGAGCGGCTCGCCGACGTGCTCAGCGAACTGCCGGAGCACGACCAGGTGGAGATCCTCGCCGCGCTGGACCGGGAACGGGCCGCGGACGTGCTTGAGGAGATGGACCCGGACGACGCGGCGGACCTGCTCAACGAGCTGCCCCCACCGGAGCAGGACGTGCTGCTGGACCTGATGGAGCCGGACGAGGCCGACCCGGTACGACAGCTGCTCAAGTACACCCCCGGCACGGCGGGCAGCGTGATGACCTCGGAGCCGGTCATCCTGCCGCCGGACGCCACAGTCGCCGAGGCGCTGGCCCGGATCCGGGAGCCGCAGCTCTCCCCCGCCATCGCCGCGCAGGTCTTCGTGACCCGGGCTCCGCAGAACACCCCGACCGGCCGTTACCTGGGCATGGTGCACTTCCAGGCGTTGCTGCGGGAACCGCCGGCCGACCTGCTGGGCAAGGTGGTGGTCAACGACATCGACCCGCTGCGTCCCACCACCCCGCTGCCGGAGATCACCCGTCGGATGGCCACCTACGACCTGGTCGCCATGCCGGTGATCGACCGGAGCAACCGGCTGGTCGGCGCCGTGACTGTCGACGACGTGCTGGACCACTCCCTGCCCCGTGACTGGCGCGACCGGGACGCCCTGGGCGCCCCGGGCGCCTCCGACGCGGTGCTGGACGGCGACGGTGGCTGA
- a CDS encoding HpcH/HpaI aldolase/citrate lyase family protein codes for MAAVGRPRRSCLAVPGSSVKMLGKAQGLPADQVFLDLEDAVAPLAKPDARKNIVAALNDGDWAGKTRVVRVNDLTTPWTYRDVIEVVEGAGANLDCIMLPKVQTAAQVQWLDLTLTQIEKAIGLEVGRIGIEAQIENAAGLVNVDAIAAASPRVETIIFGPADFMASINMRSLVVGGLIPDYPGDPYHYILMRILMAARMHDKQAIDGPFLQIRDVDAFREVAKRSAALGFDGKWVLHPGQIDAANEVYQPAQADYDHAELILDAYEHYTSEAGGRLGAVMLGDEMIDEASRKMALVIAAKGRAAGMSRTSSFTPPAQ; via the coding sequence ATGGCCGCAGTCGGTCGTCCCCGCCGGTCCTGCCTCGCCGTGCCGGGTTCCAGCGTCAAGATGCTCGGCAAGGCGCAGGGTCTCCCCGCCGACCAGGTCTTCCTCGATCTGGAGGACGCCGTCGCCCCGCTGGCCAAGCCGGACGCGCGCAAGAACATCGTGGCCGCCCTCAACGACGGTGACTGGGCCGGCAAGACCCGTGTGGTCCGGGTCAACGACCTGACGACCCCGTGGACCTACCGGGACGTCATCGAGGTGGTCGAGGGCGCCGGCGCGAACCTCGACTGCATCATGCTGCCGAAGGTGCAGACCGCCGCCCAGGTGCAGTGGCTGGACCTGACGCTCACCCAGATCGAGAAGGCGATCGGCCTCGAGGTCGGTCGGATCGGCATCGAGGCGCAGATCGAGAACGCGGCGGGTCTGGTAAATGTGGACGCCATCGCGGCCGCCTCGCCGCGCGTGGAGACCATCATCTTCGGCCCGGCCGACTTCATGGCGTCGATCAATATGAGGTCGCTCGTGGTCGGCGGACTGATCCCGGACTACCCGGGCGACCCGTACCACTACATCCTGATGCGCATCCTGATGGCCGCGCGGATGCACGACAAGCAGGCCATCGACGGCCCGTTCCTGCAGATCCGCGACGTCGACGCGTTCCGCGAGGTGGCCAAGCGGTCGGCGGCGCTTGGCTTCGACGGCAAGTGGGTGCTGCACCCGGGCCAGATCGACGCCGCCAACGAGGTCTACCAGCCCGCGCAGGCCGACTACGACCACGCCGAGCTGATCCTCGACGCCTACGAGCACTACACCTCGGAGGCCGGCGGCAGGCTCGGCGCGGTGATGCTCGGCGACGAGATGATCGACGAAGCGTCCCGCAAGATGGCCCTGGTGATCGCCGCCAAGGGCCGTGCCGCCGGGATGAGCCGTACCTCGTCGTTCACCCCGCCGGCGCAGTGA
- a CDS encoding DUF4190 domain-containing protein → MTNPPPPGGWTDPTWSAQPSSAPPDPTLVAGQPIPTQPGPGNPYAPVDPYAGGQMPPGAYAPPGYPPHPGYGYPPPPKTNGLAIAALVLALAGLTTCGITGPIGAILGHVAQKQIRASGEGGEGMAKAGIIVGWIVTGLMVLGIAFYVVAIVFAVTTGNDSGSSSY, encoded by the coding sequence ATGACCAATCCCCCACCCCCCGGCGGATGGACCGACCCCACCTGGTCGGCTCAGCCGTCGAGCGCGCCGCCGGACCCGACCCTGGTGGCCGGCCAGCCGATCCCGACCCAGCCCGGCCCCGGCAACCCGTACGCACCTGTCGACCCGTACGCGGGTGGGCAGATGCCGCCGGGGGCGTACGCGCCGCCCGGCTACCCGCCGCACCCCGGTTACGGCTACCCGCCACCGCCGAAGACCAACGGGCTGGCCATCGCGGCGCTCGTGCTGGCCCTGGCCGGCCTGACCACCTGCGGCATCACCGGGCCGATCGGGGCGATCCTCGGTCACGTGGCGCAGAAGCAGATCCGGGCCAGCGGCGAGGGCGGCGAGGGGATGGCGAAGGCCGGCATCATCGTCGGCTGGATCGTCACCGGGCTGATGGTGCTGGGGATCGCGTTCTACGTCGTCGCGATCGTCTTCGCGGTCACGACCGGCAACGACAGCGGCAGCAGCAGCTACTGA
- a CDS encoding DUF1003 domain-containing protein yields MAEQRRTERLDQPREPRGIKLPRFDAEAFGRWSEGIARGMGTANFIVVMTVVIAIWFGWNTLAPAELRFDPYTFTFLTLVLSLQASYAAPLILLAQNRQADRDRLALEEDRRRATAQKADTEYLAREIAALRIALGEVATRDFLRSELTRLAEELDEAGQRRQRLERRQQEKDGQQERRAQRATDGLGLDEPRDDLDGDFARDARPDR; encoded by the coding sequence GTGGCTGAGCAGCGGCGTACGGAGCGGCTCGACCAGCCCCGCGAGCCCCGGGGCATCAAGCTTCCCCGGTTCGACGCGGAGGCGTTCGGTCGCTGGTCGGAGGGCATCGCCCGGGGCATGGGCACCGCGAACTTCATAGTCGTCATGACTGTGGTGATCGCGATCTGGTTCGGCTGGAACACTCTCGCTCCGGCCGAGCTGCGCTTCGACCCGTACACCTTCACGTTTCTCACCTTGGTGTTGTCGTTGCAGGCCAGCTACGCCGCGCCGCTGATCCTGCTGGCCCAGAACCGGCAGGCCGACCGCGACCGGTTGGCGTTGGAGGAGGACCGGCGGCGGGCCACCGCCCAGAAGGCGGACACCGAGTACCTGGCACGGGAGATCGCCGCGCTGCGAATCGCGCTCGGCGAGGTGGCCACCCGTGACTTCCTCCGTTCCGAGCTGACCCGGCTGGCCGAGGAGCTGGACGAGGCGGGGCAGCGCCGGCAACGCCTGGAGCGCCGCCAGCAGGAGAAGGACGGCCAGCAGGAGCGGCGCGCCCAGCGGGCGACCGACGGCCTGGGCCTGGACGAGCCACGCGACGACCTGGACGGGGACTTCGCCCGCGACGCCCGGCCCGACCGCTGA
- a CDS encoding DMT family transporter, whose product MPPGSRRPPLDPLTTGAVGLAVVAVSSSAPLIAYAAAPALAIAFWRNVLAVAVLSPFSLARRRAEFRRLAVGVGRREGLFCVLSGVALAGHFATWVPSAKLTSVAAATALVATQPVWQGLIARAQGRRLPPVVWIGIAVAVGGAVIATGADVGISGRAVVGDLLAVTGGMFAAVYTAFGERARASISTTTYTTICYGICALILLVVCLVGGVRMTGFDGRTWLAILALVAGAQLLGHSMFNYALQKIPATTVSVLILLEAPGAALLGWAWLGQLPRPYALLGMALLLVGVVVVVLGGARAGRRTTPPTALPADPAPLEG is encoded by the coding sequence GTGCCCCCTGGATCTCGCCGCCCGCCGCTGGACCCGCTGACCACAGGCGCCGTCGGCCTGGCCGTCGTCGCCGTGTCGTCGTCCGCGCCGCTGATCGCGTACGCCGCCGCTCCCGCCCTGGCCATCGCCTTCTGGCGCAACGTGCTCGCGGTGGCCGTGCTGAGCCCGTTCTCGCTGGCCCGGCGCCGGGCGGAGTTCCGCAGGCTGGCCGTCGGCGTGGGTCGGCGGGAGGGCCTGTTCTGCGTCCTCTCCGGCGTCGCGTTGGCCGGGCACTTCGCGACCTGGGTGCCGAGCGCCAAGCTCACCTCCGTTGCCGCGGCCACCGCGCTGGTCGCCACCCAGCCGGTCTGGCAGGGTCTGATCGCCCGCGCCCAGGGCCGGCGGCTGCCGCCTGTGGTGTGGATCGGCATCGCCGTGGCCGTCGGCGGAGCGGTGATCGCCACCGGCGCGGACGTGGGCATCTCCGGCCGGGCCGTCGTCGGGGATCTGCTCGCGGTGACCGGGGGCATGTTCGCGGCCGTCTACACCGCCTTCGGCGAACGGGCCCGGGCCAGCATCAGCACCACCACCTACACGACCATCTGTTACGGCATCTGCGCCCTGATCCTGCTTGTGGTCTGTCTGGTTGGCGGGGTCCGGATGACAGGCTTCGACGGGCGGACCTGGCTGGCGATCCTGGCCCTGGTGGCCGGCGCCCAACTGCTCGGTCACTCGATGTTCAACTACGCCCTGCAGAAGATCCCCGCGACCACGGTGAGTGTGCTGATCCTGCTGGAGGCTCCCGGCGCGGCCCTGCTCGGCTGGGCCTGGCTGGGTCAGCTGCCCCGCCCGTACGCGCTGCTGGGCATGGCGTTGCTGCTGGTCGGGGTCGTGGTGGTGGTGCTTGGCGGTGCCCGCGCCGGCCGCCGTACGACGCCGCCGACCGCTCTGCCGGCCGACCCCGCCCCACTTGAGGGCTGA
- a CDS encoding DUF4190 domain-containing protein, which yields MSYPPPSGPPGDEPPPSPYEPPRDQSPYAPPPAGQTPYPPPPDQSSYGPPERSPYGPPADESSPYEQQKPHQPAHWGQQPPYPPQGPYGQYGPPPSGPGRGTNVLAILSLVFAFVFPPAGAVLGHLAKRQIRTSGEEGDQLATWGLILGYAFTALTLLACCGWLALVIFSNSGDSGSY from the coding sequence GTGAGCTACCCGCCACCGTCGGGCCCCCCGGGGGACGAGCCGCCGCCGTCACCCTACGAGCCACCCCGGGACCAGTCGCCGTACGCGCCACCGCCGGCCGGCCAGACGCCGTACCCGCCGCCGCCGGACCAGTCGTCGTACGGGCCGCCGGAACGCTCGCCGTACGGGCCTCCCGCGGACGAGTCGTCGCCGTACGAGCAGCAGAAACCGCACCAGCCGGCGCACTGGGGGCAGCAGCCGCCGTACCCGCCGCAGGGCCCCTACGGCCAGTACGGCCCGCCGCCGTCCGGGCCCGGCCGGGGCACAAACGTGCTGGCGATCCTGTCGCTTGTGTTCGCCTTCGTGTTTCCCCCGGCCGGCGCCGTCCTCGGTCACCTGGCCAAGCGACAGATCCGCACCAGCGGCGAGGAGGGCGACCAGCTCGCCACCTGGGGGCTGATCCTCGGTTACGCCTTCACCGCGCTGACCCTGCTGGCCTGCTGCGGCTGGCTGGCGCTTGTCATCTTCAGCAACAGCGGCGACAGCGGCAGCTACTGA
- a CDS encoding PhzF family phenazine biosynthesis protein: MSTLAYEIVDVFTDRPFAGNPLAVVFGAEALATEQMQALALEFNLSETVFVLPPTQVGATYRARIFTPAEELPFAGHPSVGAAVTASRRGMFGVGQVTQECGAGVLPIEVTASGATLTGGSPTLGPELDPEPLLEIAGLVADDHDRAGPAPRVAGCGLEFPYLPVRPDAVARARVNAAAAERYGVAHVSVFSWDAGTQTAHARVFVPGLGVPEDPATGSAALGLGVWLVATGLLPGDGLAHYAVRQGIEMNRPSALACTVTAANGVAVGATVAGQVMPVARGEIAVPPFVG; this comes from the coding sequence ATGTCGACCTTGGCCTACGAGATCGTGGACGTCTTCACCGACCGCCCGTTCGCCGGCAACCCGCTGGCCGTGGTGTTCGGCGCGGAGGCGCTGGCCACGGAGCAGATGCAGGCGCTCGCGCTGGAGTTCAACCTCTCCGAGACGGTGTTCGTGCTGCCACCCACGCAGGTGGGGGCCACCTACCGGGCCCGAATCTTCACACCTGCCGAGGAGTTGCCGTTCGCCGGGCACCCGAGTGTCGGCGCGGCGGTCACCGCGAGTCGACGCGGAATGTTCGGTGTGGGGCAGGTCACCCAGGAGTGCGGCGCCGGTGTGCTGCCGATCGAGGTGACCGCGTCCGGGGCGACGCTCACCGGAGGCAGCCCCACCCTCGGCCCCGAGTTGGACCCGGAGCCGTTGCTGGAGATCGCCGGGTTGGTCGCCGACGACCACGACCGTGCCGGGCCCGCTCCCCGGGTGGCCGGCTGCGGGCTGGAGTTCCCCTACCTGCCGGTCCGCCCGGACGCGGTGGCCCGCGCGCGGGTGAACGCGGCGGCGGCGGAACGGTACGGGGTGGCGCACGTCAGCGTCTTCTCCTGGGATGCTGGCACGCAAACCGCGCACGCCCGGGTCTTCGTGCCGGGGCTCGGCGTCCCGGAGGACCCGGCGACCGGTTCGGCGGCGCTCGGGCTCGGGGTGTGGCTGGTGGCGACCGGCCTGCTTCCGGGCGACGGCCTGGCGCACTACGCGGTGCGCCAGGGCATCGAGATGAACCGCCCGTCCGCGCTGGCCTGCACCGTGACCGCGGCGAACGGTGTGGCCGTCGGCGCGACAGTCGCCGGCCAGGTGATGCCGGTGGCCCGGGGCGAGATCGCCGTGCCGCCGTTCGTGGGCTGA
- a CDS encoding acyl-CoA dehydrogenase family protein, with protein MARLAQTPGLTDVQRSILETVREFADKEIIPHAQRLEHADEYPTDILDGMREMGLFGLTIDEEYGGLGESLLTYALVVEQLSRGWMSISGIVNTHFIVAYLISQHGSAEQKSRLLPRMATGEVRGAFSMSEPGCGSDVSAITSRAVRDGDSYVLNGQKMWLTNGAYSSVVATLVKTDTGAESVYGNMSTFLLEKEPGFGETAPGLTIPGKIEKMGYKGVETTEMVLDGVTVPDSAILGGADRVGRGFYQMMDGIEVGRVNVAARACGISIRAFELAVAYAQQRRTFGQPLAKHQAIAFKLAEMGTKIEAAHALMVNAARLKDAGQRNDVEAGMAKLLASEYCAEVVQEAFRIHGGYGYSKEYEIERLMREAPFLLIGEGTSEIQKTIISRGLLKEYKL; from the coding sequence ATGGCCCGACTCGCCCAGACGCCCGGCCTGACCGATGTGCAGCGATCGATCCTGGAGACCGTCCGGGAGTTCGCCGACAAGGAGATCATCCCGCACGCCCAGCGGCTGGAGCACGCCGACGAGTACCCCACCGACATCCTCGACGGGATGCGCGAGATGGGGTTGTTCGGCCTCACCATCGACGAGGAGTACGGCGGGCTCGGCGAGTCGCTGCTCACGTACGCCCTCGTGGTGGAGCAGCTGTCCCGGGGCTGGATGTCGATCTCCGGCATCGTCAACACCCACTTCATCGTGGCGTACCTGATCTCCCAGCACGGCTCCGCCGAGCAGAAGTCCCGCCTGCTGCCGAGGATGGCGACAGGCGAGGTGCGTGGCGCGTTCTCGATGTCAGAACCCGGTTGCGGTTCGGACGTCTCGGCGATCACGTCCCGGGCCGTTCGCGACGGCGACAGCTACGTGCTCAACGGGCAGAAGATGTGGCTGACCAACGGGGCGTACTCCTCGGTGGTTGCCACCCTCGTCAAGACCGACACCGGGGCCGAGTCGGTGTACGGCAACATGAGCACCTTCCTGCTGGAGAAGGAGCCGGGCTTCGGCGAGACCGCCCCCGGCCTCACCATCCCCGGCAAGATCGAAAAGATGGGTTACAAGGGCGTCGAGACCACCGAGATGGTGCTCGACGGGGTGACAGTGCCCGACTCGGCAATCCTCGGCGGCGCCGACAGGGTGGGCCGCGGCTTCTACCAGATGATGGACGGCATCGAGGTGGGCCGTGTCAACGTGGCCGCCCGCGCCTGCGGCATCTCCATCCGCGCCTTCGAGCTGGCCGTCGCGTACGCCCAGCAGCGCAGGACCTTTGGTCAGCCCCTCGCGAAGCACCAGGCCATCGCCTTCAAGCTCGCCGAGATGGGCACGAAGATCGAGGCCGCGCACGCCCTCATGGTCAACGCCGCCCGCCTCAAGGACGCCGGCCAGCGCAACGACGTCGAGGCCGGGATGGCAAAGCTGCTCGCCTCGGAATACTGCGCCGAGGTCGTCCAGGAGGCGTTCCGCATCCACGGCGGCTACGGCTACTCCAAGGAGTACGAGATCGAGCGGCTGATGCGCGAGGCCCCGTTCCTGCTCATCGGGGAGGGCACCTCGGAGATCCAGAAGACAATCATCTCCCGCGGCCTGCTCAAGGAGTACAAGCTCTGA
- a CDS encoding HAD family hydrolase — translation MPGYQAVLFDFFGTLTRSVQRGAAHLGTAELLGCPTETLTEVLNRTYYERASGRLGNAEATLRWVCAQAGVHPSDSAVRAAVASRHRAIRADTRLRADAVPVLAALRQRGLRTGVVSDCTHELPAFLPQLAIAPLLDVRVFSVQVGRCKPDAALYLTACRRLGLTPDDCLYVGDGGSQELTGAERAGMTAVRLAAPDLAEHMVFNADREWRGRTLVALREVLDLVGTAAETAGVGTFGVGSGVGGPAA, via the coding sequence ATGCCCGGCTACCAGGCGGTGCTGTTCGACTTCTTCGGCACGCTGACCCGTTCGGTCCAGCGCGGCGCCGCGCACCTCGGCACCGCGGAGCTGCTCGGCTGCCCCACCGAGACACTGACCGAGGTGCTGAATCGCACCTACTACGAGCGGGCCAGCGGCCGGCTCGGCAACGCGGAGGCGACCCTGCGGTGGGTGTGCGCCCAGGCCGGCGTACACCCGAGTGACAGTGCGGTGCGGGCGGCGGTGGCGTCCCGGCACCGGGCGATCCGCGCGGACACCCGGCTACGGGCCGACGCGGTGCCCGTGCTGGCGGCGCTGCGCCAGCGCGGCCTGCGCACCGGCGTGGTCAGCGACTGTACGCACGAACTGCCGGCCTTCCTGCCGCAGCTCGCGATCGCGCCCCTGCTCGACGTGCGGGTCTTCTCCGTGCAGGTGGGACGCTGCAAGCCCGACGCGGCGCTCTATCTGACCGCGTGCCGTCGGCTCGGGCTCACGCCGGACGACTGCCTGTACGTCGGCGACGGTGGCAGCCAGGAGCTGACCGGCGCCGAACGGGCCGGGATGACAGCCGTCCGGCTGGCCGCGCCCGACCTGGCCGAGCACATGGTGTTCAACGCGGACCGGGAATGGCGCGGCCGCACGCTCGTGGCCCTGCGCGAGGTGCTCGATCTCGTGGGCACCGCAGCCGAGACTGCCGGCGTGGGCACCTTCGGCGTCGGCTCGGGCGTCGGCGGCCCGGCGGCCTGA
- a CDS encoding CoA-binding protein: MRTAQQILADSAVIAVVGASRDPRKAAHGVPLQMQQYGWRIIPVNPTVDELFGERAYPTLADIPHPVDLVDVFRPAADAVQVVRDAAAIGAPAVWLQLGIVSAEARRIAEEAGMDYVEDRCLIVERAAAGLTRLS, translated from the coding sequence GTGCGTACCGCTCAGCAGATCCTCGCCGACTCCGCAGTCATCGCCGTCGTGGGCGCGTCGCGCGACCCGCGCAAGGCCGCGCACGGTGTGCCGTTGCAGATGCAGCAGTACGGCTGGCGGATCATCCCGGTCAACCCGACAGTCGACGAACTGTTCGGCGAGCGGGCGTACCCGACGCTTGCCGACATCCCGCACCCGGTGGATCTGGTGGACGTGTTCCGGCCGGCGGCCGACGCCGTGCAGGTGGTCCGGGACGCGGCGGCGATCGGCGCACCGGCTGTCTGGCTGCAACTGGGCATCGTCTCGGCCGAGGCGCGACGGATCGCCGAGGAGGCCGGGATGGACTACGTCGAGGACCGCTGCCTCATCGTCGAGCGCGCCGCCGCCGGCCTGACCCGTCTGTCCTAG
- a CDS encoding SDR family NAD(P)-dependent oxidoreductase, whose translation MAIDARAADRSGSRPRRDVSRPGAGRRGRAATPAGAPGPDEPVALDDPVTMRLDGRVALVTGAGSPDGIGYATARRLADLGARVAIVSTTRRIHERAGELGATGFVADLTDESEVGALADAVAEQLGDVEVLVNNAGLASRASQGVLRPVAQLTYDEWRGEIDRNLSTAFLCSRAFIGGMAERGWGRIVNLAATAGPVNALPTEAAYAAAKAGVVGLTRALAMEMIADGVTVNAVAPGTIYTAASTMAEIKQGLGTPVGRPGTPDEVAAAISFLCSPAASYITGQMLVVDGGNSVREARFR comes from the coding sequence ATGGCAATAGACGCGCGCGCCGCGGACCGTTCCGGCAGTCGACCGCGACGGGACGTGAGCCGCCCGGGTGCGGGCCGCCGCGGTCGGGCCGCCACGCCGGCCGGTGCGCCCGGCCCCGACGAGCCGGTCGCCCTCGATGACCCGGTGACCATGCGGCTCGACGGTCGGGTCGCCCTGGTGACCGGGGCCGGCAGCCCGGACGGCATTGGGTACGCCACCGCCCGGCGGCTCGCCGACCTGGGGGCGCGGGTGGCCATCGTCAGCACCACCCGGCGCATCCACGAGCGGGCCGGTGAGCTGGGGGCGACCGGGTTCGTCGCGGACCTGACCGACGAGTCCGAGGTCGGCGCGTTGGCCGACGCAGTCGCCGAGCAGTTGGGTGACGTCGAGGTGCTTGTCAACAACGCCGGTCTGGCGAGCCGGGCCAGTCAGGGGGTGCTGCGTCCCGTCGCGCAGTTGACCTACGACGAGTGGCGCGGCGAGATCGACCGCAACCTGTCCACAGCGTTCCTCTGCAGTCGCGCGTTCATCGGCGGGATGGCCGAGCGGGGCTGGGGGCGGATCGTCAACCTGGCGGCCACCGCCGGGCCGGTCAATGCCCTGCCCACCGAGGCCGCGTACGCCGCCGCGAAAGCAGGCGTCGTCGGGCTGACCCGTGCGCTGGCCATGGAGATGATCGCCGACGGGGTGACAGTGAACGCGGTCGCGCCGGGCACCATCTACACGGCGGCGTCCACGATGGCCGAGATCAAGCAGGGTCTGGGCACGCCTGTCGGTCGACCGGGCACCCCGGACGAGGTCGCCGCGGCCATCAGTTTCCTCTGCTCGCCGGCCGCCTCGTACATCACAGGTCAGATGCTTGTGGTGGACGGCGGCAACAGCGTCCGGGAGGCGCGCTTCCGCTGA